The following are encoded in a window of Candidatus Microthrix parvicella Bio17-1 genomic DNA:
- the lepB gene encoding signal peptidase I, with protein sequence MKHHLGIGTTAVLARLGITPYRVAEDSMTPALRPDDGLLTMRLHRPRRGTIVVLEHPERPGFILVKRIVGLPGETVAIEDGQVLIDNAPLTEPWAQGHSGRNGRWDVSTSSMFVASDARELTRSDSRSFGPLPIAGTRRVIHVVHRGKTSAVPT encoded by the coding sequence GTGAAGCACCATCTCGGGATCGGAACCACCGCGGTGCTGGCACGTTTGGGCATCACGCCCTACCGGGTGGCGGAGGACTCGATGACTCCGGCCCTGCGCCCGGACGACGGGCTGTTGACCATGCGGCTACATCGACCCCGACGCGGAACGATCGTGGTGCTGGAGCACCCCGAGCGCCCCGGGTTCATCCTGGTGAAACGCATCGTGGGGCTGCCGGGCGAGACGGTGGCGATCGAGGATGGGCAGGTGCTGATCGACAACGCACCCCTCACCGAACCTTGGGCACAAGGGCATTCTGGGCGAAACGGACGCTGGGACGTATCCACATCGTCGATGTTTGTGGCATCGGACGCCCGCGAACTGACGCGATCGGACTCACGCAGCTTCGGCCCCCTACCGATCGCCGGCACGCGCAGGGTGATTCACGTCGTCCACCGTGGAAAGACCTCAGCCGTTCCGACGTGA
- a CDS encoding HNH endonuclease signature motif containing protein: protein MVDKLWRAENLAGGVRNKRQVDQRRADALETLICQSAGTSTSTGTGTSTSTSTSTSKGDQVDPHSGSTPNDSTPTNDTAAVPTPDHTLPTAQAPLPPPPNHTQLLVIANLDLLSQQLGAGTLEDGTPLPIDTIARLACDAEIIPAIFGAKGQPLWLGRRTRLATSAQRLAVTARDLGCIVCHASPEFCQVHHITWWSAGGGTDLDNLCIVCSRHHTMIHEQGLTIAKTSDGMKVQPPPARAFRMVTQPPDGTGDPPLDTQQPNRSQQPDTRQPDTRQRPGPPQRLSRQSPGGPPRDATAA from the coding sequence ATGGTCGACAAACTTTGGAGGGCCGAGAACCTGGCTGGAGGCGTCCGAAACAAGCGTCAGGTCGATCAACGCCGCGCCGATGCCCTCGAAACCCTCATCTGCCAGTCCGCCGGCACAAGCACAAGCACCGGCACGGGCACCAGCACCAGCACCAGCACCAGCACGAGCAAGGGCGATCAGGTCGACCCGCACAGCGGCAGCACCCCCAACGACAGCACCCCCACCAACGACACCGCTGCCGTGCCGACTCCTGACCACACCTTGCCCACCGCCCAAGCTCCGCTGCCACCCCCTCCAAACCACACGCAACTGCTCGTCATCGCCAACCTCGACCTTCTCAGCCAACAACTCGGCGCCGGCACGCTCGAAGACGGCACTCCGCTGCCCATCGACACGATCGCTCGGCTGGCCTGCGATGCCGAGATCATCCCTGCCATCTTCGGGGCAAAGGGCCAACCGTTGTGGCTCGGCCGCCGAACACGCCTCGCCACATCGGCTCAAAGGCTGGCAGTCACCGCTCGCGATCTCGGCTGCATCGTCTGCCACGCCTCCCCCGAGTTCTGCCAGGTTCACCACATCACCTGGTGGTCAGCGGGCGGCGGCACCGATCTCGATAACCTTTGCATCGTCTGTTCAAGGCACCACACCATGATCCACGAACAAGGCCTCACCATCGCCAAGACCTCCGACGGCATGAAGGTTCAACCACCCCCTGCCAGGGCGTTCCGAATGGTCACCCAACCGCCCGACGGCACCGGCGACCCACCATTGGATACCCAGCAACCGAACAGGTCACAGCAACCAGACACTCGGCAACCAGACACCCGGCAGCGGCCAGGCCCACCCCAACGGCTATCCCGCCAATCTCCCGGCGGGCCACCCCGGGATGCCACAGCAGCGTAG
- a CDS encoding acyl-CoA dehydrogenase family protein, whose translation MDFGRSAEEHSFRDEVRTWMHQHLTDEFAVLKGRGGPGDEHAFIAERMAWERELASGGWTCVGWPTEHGGRGLPLHLEVIFHEEYARAGGPGRAGLIGEGLLGPTLIHFGSPEQQQRFLPGIVDGTEYWCQGYSEPNAGSDLANVSTKARLEGDQWVIDGQKVWTSLAQWSDWCFVVARTEADSTRHHGLSYLLVPMDADGVETRPIRQITGTAEFNEVFFDGARTDADLVVGQPGEGWKVAMGTLAFERGALTLGQQAAFEREFADIVADAKRTGRWDDPALRQQLAALSVRLRIMRWNSVRSLGVSDSGELMPEAMIHKLYWASLHRDMGEAAMSALGPEATLTPYGRADNSHDGDEMAAPHRLFFFTRSDTLYGGSNQIQRNVIGERALGLPREPRPAAK comes from the coding sequence ATGGACTTCGGGCGCTCCGCCGAGGAGCACAGCTTTCGTGACGAGGTGCGCACGTGGATGCACCAGCATCTGACCGACGAGTTTGCCGTGCTCAAGGGCCGTGGAGGCCCCGGCGACGAGCACGCCTTCATTGCGGAGCGCATGGCGTGGGAGCGTGAGCTCGCCTCGGGTGGTTGGACGTGTGTGGGCTGGCCCACCGAGCACGGCGGCCGGGGCCTGCCGTTGCACCTGGAGGTGATCTTCCACGAGGAATATGCACGGGCCGGAGGCCCGGGTCGAGCCGGGCTGATCGGTGAGGGCCTCCTTGGCCCCACGCTGATCCACTTCGGCAGCCCCGAACAACAGCAACGCTTCCTCCCCGGCATCGTCGACGGCACCGAGTACTGGTGCCAGGGCTATTCCGAACCCAACGCCGGCTCCGACCTGGCCAACGTCTCCACCAAGGCTCGCCTTGAAGGCGACCAGTGGGTGATCGACGGACAGAAGGTCTGGACCTCGCTGGCCCAATGGTCGGATTGGTGCTTCGTCGTGGCCCGCACCGAGGCCGACAGCACCCGACACCACGGTCTCAGCTATCTGCTGGTGCCGATGGATGCCGATGGGGTGGAGACCAGGCCAATCCGCCAGATCACCGGCACCGCCGAGTTCAACGAGGTGTTTTTCGATGGGGCCCGCACCGACGCCGACCTGGTGGTCGGCCAACCGGGAGAAGGCTGGAAAGTGGCCATGGGCACCCTCGCGTTCGAGCGGGGTGCACTGACGCTGGGCCAGCAGGCCGCCTTCGAGCGGGAGTTCGCCGACATCGTCGCCGACGCCAAACGGACGGGCCGCTGGGACGACCCGGCGCTGCGCCAGCAGTTGGCGGCGCTCTCGGTGCGACTTCGGATCATGCGATGGAACTCGGTGCGCAGCCTGGGTGTGAGCGACTCAGGCGAGTTGATGCCCGAGGCGATGATCCACAAGCTGTACTGGGCGTCGCTGCACCGCGACATGGGCGAGGCCGCCATGTCCGCACTGGGGCCCGAGGCAACGCTCACGCCGTATGGCCGTGCGGACAACTCCCATGATGGCGACGAGATGGCGGCGCCGCACCGGTTGTTCTTCTTCACCCGTTCCGACACCCTCTACGGCGGTTCCAACCAGATCCAACGCAACGTCATCGGCGAGCGTGCACTTGGGCTGCCCCGTGAGCCCCGACCCGCCGCCAAGTAG
- the sodN gene encoding superoxide dismutase, Ni: protein MFTDAPLAHAHCDLYCGVYDPAQAMIEAMSCLKIAKKYADSDDEVFRARCIILKEERAELVKQHIMVLWADFFTADHRKEFANLDDLVWRAIHQGGEAKKSMDPAVSQTLVDLINEIAEIFWKTEKSKASGVYPPNA, encoded by the coding sequence ATGTTTACCGATGCACCCCTGGCCCACGCCCACTGCGACCTCTACTGCGGCGTGTACGACCCGGCTCAGGCCATGATCGAGGCGATGTCCTGCCTGAAGATCGCCAAGAAGTATGCCGATTCCGACGACGAGGTCTTTCGTGCCCGCTGCATCATCTTGAAGGAGGAGCGGGCCGAGTTGGTGAAGCAGCACATCATGGTGTTGTGGGCCGACTTCTTCACCGCCGATCACCGTAAGGAGTTCGCCAACCTGGACGATCTCGTGTGGCGGGCCATCCATCAGGGTGGTGAGGCGAAGAAGTCCATGGACCCGGCCGTCAGCCAGACCCTGGTCGACCTCATCAACGAGATCGCCGAGATCTTCTGGAAGACCGAGAAGTCCAAGGCCTCTGGCGTGTACCCGCCCAACGCCTAA
- a CDS encoding aminotransferase class I/II-fold pyridoxal phosphate-dependent enzyme, giving the protein MSNAHSSSAHPSPEGASPEGASPEGASPEGATPEAIGASSTDTPERTAPGNSALSTSAPGTKARRPLLSTHHPLADVGTTIFAEMGALATAHGAINLGQGAPDADGPIEMIEAAAAALRSGPNQYAPATGIPELRQAIAHHQRHYYDLEVDPDAGVLVTVGCTEGIAASVLGICAPGDEVIVLEPSYDSYGAVAALAGARLVPVTLRPPKWRLDGDALEAAVTDRTRALLINSPHNPTGRVLDDEERNAIAKVAIDADLVVITDEVYEHLCFDGHRHVPLATMPGMFERTITLSSAGKTFALTGWKVGWASGPPELIKAVRRTQQFLTYTSPGALQRGVVAGLAMGEAPIDAVRAGLDQQRGLLLDVLAGVGFDVTPPEAGYFITADASWTGVADGRDFCLRLPEAVGVGAIPLGAFYVDPDRGGAMVRFAFCKQPDQIAEAGRRLSALTQGPLRSSS; this is encoded by the coding sequence ATGAGCAACGCCCACAGCTCCTCGGCTCACCCTTCGCCCGAAGGCGCATCACCCGAAGGCGCATCACCCGAAGGCGCATCACCCGAAGGCGCAACGCCCGAAGCCATCGGCGCTTCGTCGACAGACACGCCGGAGCGAACCGCCCCAGGCAACTCTGCCCTCAGCACCTCTGCCCCGGGCACCAAGGCCCGGAGGCCATTGCTCTCGACCCACCATCCGCTGGCCGACGTTGGCACCACGATCTTCGCAGAGATGGGCGCGCTGGCCACTGCCCACGGCGCCATCAACCTCGGTCAAGGAGCACCCGACGCAGACGGTCCCATCGAGATGATCGAGGCAGCCGCCGCAGCACTTCGGTCCGGTCCCAACCAGTACGCCCCCGCCACCGGCATTCCCGAGTTGCGTCAGGCCATCGCACACCACCAGCGGCACTACTACGACCTCGAGGTCGACCCCGACGCCGGCGTGTTGGTGACCGTCGGCTGCACGGAAGGCATCGCTGCATCGGTGCTCGGCATCTGTGCCCCGGGGGACGAGGTGATCGTGCTTGAGCCCAGCTACGACAGCTACGGAGCGGTCGCAGCGCTGGCGGGTGCACGCCTGGTACCGGTGACGCTCCGTCCGCCGAAGTGGCGGCTCGACGGCGATGCGCTCGAGGCCGCCGTCACCGACCGCACCCGGGCCCTGCTGATCAACTCGCCCCACAACCCCACCGGGCGGGTGCTCGACGACGAAGAGCGCAACGCCATCGCCAAGGTGGCCATCGATGCAGACCTGGTGGTGATCACGGACGAGGTCTACGAACACCTGTGCTTCGACGGTCACCGCCACGTACCTCTGGCCACCATGCCGGGCATGTTCGAGCGCACCATCACCCTGTCATCGGCGGGCAAGACCTTTGCGCTGACGGGATGGAAGGTGGGCTGGGCATCCGGTCCACCAGAACTGATCAAAGCGGTGCGGCGCACTCAGCAGTTCCTCACCTACACCTCTCCCGGCGCGCTTCAGAGGGGTGTCGTCGCCGGATTGGCGATGGGTGAGGCACCGATCGACGCGGTACGGGCCGGACTCGACCAGCAGCGAGGTCTGCTGTTGGATGTCCTCGCCGGGGTGGGATTCGACGTGACCCCGCCCGAGGCCGGCTACTTCATTACCGCAGATGCCTCGTGGACCGGCGTGGCTGACGGCCGTGACTTCTGCCTGCGACTCCCCGAGGCTGTGGGCGTGGGTGCCATCCCGTTGGGCGCGTTCTACGTCGACCCAGACCGCGGCGGGGCAATGGTGCGGTTTGCCTTCTGCAAACAACCCGATCAGATTGCCGAGGCCGGCCGCCGCCTCTCCGCGCTGACCCAAGGACCGTTGCGTTCATCCTCGTAG
- a CDS encoding DUF1990 family protein — MSIFHLGKPATDVLARLAASAATEAPTAPAGMLHSPVPSGFRRDRWTRLVEHDDFDLARRAITDWAAQRSAGVTLSPPSPDIAIGTTLAFAYPVGPGSVTGTCRIVEVIDEPDRFGFVYATLPHHPEVGEELFLVERDDGGALTAAIDAVWRPANLITRIGLPVTRFFQRRATDSYLVGLTTVPAVTAHR, encoded by the coding sequence ATGTCGATCTTCCACCTCGGCAAGCCGGCGACCGATGTGCTGGCCCGGCTGGCGGCGTCGGCGGCGACAGAGGCACCAACCGCACCGGCGGGCATGCTGCACTCCCCCGTTCCGAGCGGCTTTCGGCGGGACCGCTGGACACGCCTGGTCGAACACGACGACTTCGACCTCGCCCGTCGGGCCATCACCGACTGGGCCGCGCAACGATCGGCCGGCGTCACGCTCTCGCCCCCGTCGCCCGACATCGCGATCGGCACCACGCTGGCCTTCGCCTACCCCGTCGGACCCGGTTCGGTCACCGGCACCTGCCGCATCGTCGAGGTGATCGACGAGCCCGACCGGTTTGGCTTCGTGTACGCCACGCTCCCACACCACCCGGAGGTGGGCGAAGAGCTGTTTCTCGTCGAGCGGGACGACGGTGGCGCACTCACCGCCGCGATCGACGCGGTATGGCGTCCCGCCAACCTGATCACCCGCATTGGCCTGCCGGTGACGCGGTTCTTCCAGCGTCGCGCCACCGACAGCTACCTCGTCGGTCTCACCACCGTTCCCGCCGTCACGGCACACCGCTGA
- a CDS encoding nitrilase-related carbon-nitrogen hydrolase, with the protein MLIAAVQHDIVWEDAPATRAALEPRLAAAAAAGARLIVLAEMFATGFSLDGDAVAEAPDGPSVTWMADQARSLGCWIAGSLAIDTGSGRPVNRLVAAEPEGELTTYDKRHPFSFGKEPEVYDAGEDLATVEIDGMIWGLTVCYDLRFSYDYWSRANDLDGYLVVANWPRPRREHWQALLRARAVENLAYVIGVNRVGTDGAGLNYAGDSAVISPNGEVLAQASEREALLLVDIDPQATAATRERFGFLADRRA; encoded by the coding sequence ATGCTGATCGCCGCCGTTCAACACGACATCGTCTGGGAGGATGCCCCCGCCACTCGGGCTGCGTTGGAGCCCCGCCTGGCGGCTGCAGCCGCCGCAGGTGCCCGTCTCATCGTGCTGGCCGAGATGTTCGCCACCGGATTCAGTCTCGATGGCGATGCGGTCGCCGAGGCGCCCGACGGCCCAAGCGTCACGTGGATGGCCGACCAGGCACGCTCGCTGGGCTGCTGGATTGCTGGATCACTCGCAATTGACACGGGTTCCGGCCGGCCGGTCAATCGCCTGGTGGCGGCCGAGCCTGAAGGGGAATTGACCACTTACGACAAGCGCCATCCGTTCAGCTTCGGTAAGGAGCCCGAGGTGTACGACGCCGGCGAGGACCTGGCCACCGTTGAGATCGACGGCATGATCTGGGGCCTCACCGTGTGTTACGACCTTCGCTTCAGCTACGACTACTGGAGTCGAGCCAACGACTTGGACGGCTACCTGGTGGTTGCCAACTGGCCACGGCCTCGACGCGAGCACTGGCAGGCATTGCTGCGGGCTCGAGCGGTCGAGAACCTGGCATATGTGATTGGAGTGAACCGCGTGGGGACCGACGGCGCGGGCCTGAACTATGCGGGGGACTCGGCCGTCATCAGCCCCAACGGTGAGGTGCTGGCCCAAGCGTCCGAACGCGAGGCACTGCTGCTCGTCGACATCGACCCTCAAGCAACAGCAGCCACCCGGGAACGCTTTGGGTTCCTGGCCGATCGGCGAGCCTGA
- a CDS encoding NAD-dependent epimerase/dehydratase family protein, translated as MKVLVTGGTGLVGSHTAAALLRDGHEVRLLVRRPERIARTFRPFATEPTEVMVGDATDREAVHRAIDGCDAVLHAAATVALKRSDAERVNRLNTQAAETVLELASAARLDPIISVSSVSVFDLDESVVTVNSPLSSVAHGYSRAKCDAERFARGMQVAGAPVTITYPGGVFGPIVPGATLPAMHQAAISWIRDRWVLPSGLNLVDVRDVAAAHVAMMRPGRGPRRFMLGGHFVRWGELADILDEMTGRAPRRRRVPGAVMRGLGRVAEAAPVRAPVDFELTREAMENATRMVPVDSTPTLDTLGIVFRDRWSTIADTYRWLVAEGHVDPQWAGRLNVTTPEGSITR; from the coding sequence GTGAAGGTTCTGGTCACTGGTGGTACAGGTTTGGTCGGGTCGCATACCGCCGCGGCGCTCTTGCGGGACGGCCATGAGGTGAGGCTGTTGGTTCGTCGACCGGAACGGATCGCCCGGACCTTCCGCCCGTTCGCCACCGAGCCAACCGAGGTGATGGTGGGGGACGCCACCGACCGGGAAGCGGTACACCGGGCGATCGACGGCTGTGACGCCGTGCTGCACGCCGCCGCCACCGTTGCGCTCAAGCGCAGCGATGCCGAGCGGGTTAACCGCCTCAACACACAGGCGGCAGAAACCGTGCTGGAACTGGCCTCCGCAGCCCGGTTGGATCCGATCATCTCGGTGTCGTCGGTGTCGGTGTTCGACCTGGACGAATCGGTCGTCACCGTCAACTCGCCGTTGAGTTCCGTCGCTCACGGCTACTCCCGTGCCAAATGCGATGCCGAGCGATTTGCTCGGGGGATGCAGGTCGCCGGCGCCCCGGTGACCATCACCTACCCGGGCGGTGTTTTCGGTCCAATCGTGCCGGGCGCCACGTTGCCTGCCATGCACCAGGCGGCCATCTCTTGGATTCGCGACCGTTGGGTGCTGCCCAGCGGCCTCAACCTGGTGGATGTACGCGACGTTGCCGCCGCCCACGTTGCGATGATGCGCCCCGGCCGCGGACCCCGCCGATTCATGCTGGGTGGACACTTTGTGCGCTGGGGCGAACTGGCCGACATTCTCGACGAAATGACCGGACGGGCTCCAAGGCGTCGAAGGGTGCCGGGCGCCGTCATGCGCGGATTGGGGCGCGTCGCCGAAGCCGCCCCGGTGCGTGCCCCCGTGGACTTCGAACTAACTCGTGAGGCCATGGAGAACGCCACCCGGATGGTCCCGGTGGACTCAACCCCGACGCTCGACACCCTGGGCATCGTGTTTCGAGATCGATGGAGCACCATCGCCGACACCTACCGATGGCTCGTCGCCGAGGGGCACGTCGATCCCCAATGGGCGGGCCGTCTGAACGTCACCACCCCGGAAGGTTCGATCACGAGATGA
- a CDS encoding acetyl-CoA C-acetyltransferase, giving the protein MPEAVIVATARSPIGRAMKGSLKDMRPDDLSAQVLTDLMSKVPQITPDHIDDLIMGCGQPAGESGHNIGRATAVLMGWNQVPGVTVNRYCSSSLMTIRMAAHAIKAGEGDCFVAAGVETVSRFIYGMADGPHNPLFADAEARTATLAEGNEADWAPHDNLPDVYIAMGQTAENVAEYKQVSREAQDEFAARSQNLSEQSLDEGYWADEITPITLPDGTVVKDDDGIRRGTTAEKLSGLQPVFRPGGTVTAGNACPLNDGAAGVVVMSDTLAKELGLTPLARIVSSGVSGLNPEIMGLGPVEAIKQALGRANMSIDDIDLVEINEAFAAQVLPSADELGIPMDKLNTRGGSIALGHPFGMTGARIMTTLIHNLQTADKTFGVESMCVGGGQGMAMVVERLS; this is encoded by the coding sequence ATGCCCGAAGCAGTCATCGTCGCCACCGCCCGCAGCCCCATCGGTCGGGCCATGAAGGGCTCCCTGAAGGACATGCGCCCGGACGACCTGTCCGCCCAGGTGCTGACCGACCTGATGAGCAAGGTCCCGCAGATCACCCCCGACCACATCGACGACCTGATCATGGGCTGTGGTCAGCCGGCCGGCGAGTCCGGTCACAACATCGGTCGGGCCACCGCCGTGCTCATGGGCTGGAACCAGGTCCCCGGTGTCACCGTCAACCGCTACTGCTCCTCGTCCCTGATGACGATCCGCATGGCCGCACACGCCATCAAGGCCGGCGAGGGCGACTGCTTTGTCGCAGCCGGGGTCGAGACGGTCAGCCGGTTCATCTACGGCATGGCCGATGGTCCCCACAACCCGCTCTTCGCCGACGCCGAGGCACGCACCGCCACGCTGGCCGAAGGCAACGAAGCCGACTGGGCGCCCCACGACAACCTGCCCGACGTGTACATCGCCATGGGCCAGACCGCCGAGAACGTGGCCGAGTACAAGCAGGTCAGCCGCGAGGCGCAGGACGAGTTCGCCGCCCGCAGCCAGAACCTGTCCGAGCAAAGCCTGGACGAGGGCTACTGGGCGGACGAGATCACCCCGATCACGCTGCCAGACGGCACCGTCGTCAAGGACGATGACGGCATCCGTCGTGGCACCACCGCCGAGAAGCTGTCCGGCCTTCAGCCCGTGTTCCGCCCAGGCGGCACCGTGACGGCCGGCAATGCCTGCCCGCTCAACGATGGCGCTGCCGGCGTCGTCGTCATGTCGGACACCCTGGCCAAGGAGTTGGGGCTGACCCCGCTGGCCCGCATCGTGTCTTCCGGCGTGTCCGGCCTGAACCCCGAGATCATGGGCCTCGGCCCGGTCGAGGCGATCAAGCAGGCGCTCGGGCGAGCCAACATGTCGATCGACGATATCGACCTGGTCGAGATCAACGAGGCGTTCGCCGCACAGGTGCTGCCGTCCGCCGACGAGTTGGGCATCCCGATGGACAAGCTGAACACCCGCGGCGGCTCAATCGCACTGGGCCACCCGTTCGGCATGACCGGCGCCCGCATCATGACCACCCTCATCCACAACCTCCAGACCGCAGACAAGACCTTCGGTGTGGAAAGCATGTGCGTCGGCGGCGGTCAGGGCATGGCCATGGTGGTCGAGCGTCTGAGCTGA
- a CDS encoding MaoC family dehydratase encodes MSDASSPTPNPQPVNPQPVNPQPVTTVALGDLASLVGTTLGPSEGVEVTQERVNTFATATGDHQWIHVDVERANAESPFGGPIAHGYLTLSLVNDLLPKMLEVTGTSMGVNVGVNKVRFPSPVPVGSLVRGTAEVMSVDEVGGGTQAVVRVSLTVDGAPKPSCVVDTVSRFFP; translated from the coding sequence ATGAGCGACGCATCCAGCCCCACGCCCAACCCTCAGCCGGTCAACCCCCAGCCGGTCAACCCCCAGCCGGTCACGACCGTGGCCCTGGGTGACCTGGCCTCACTGGTCGGCACCACGCTGGGCCCCAGCGAAGGTGTGGAGGTCACCCAGGAGCGGGTCAACACGTTCGCCACCGCCACCGGCGATCATCAGTGGATCCACGTCGACGTCGAGCGGGCCAACGCCGAGAGCCCCTTCGGCGGGCCGATCGCCCACGGCTACCTCACGCTGTCGCTCGTCAACGACCTGCTGCCAAAGATGCTGGAGGTCACCGGCACCTCGATGGGCGTCAACGTCGGCGTCAACAAGGTGCGGTTCCCGTCGCCCGTGCCGGTTGGCTCGCTCGTTCGGGGCACCGCCGAGGTGATGTCGGTCGATGAGGTGGGCGGGGGCACCCAGGCCGTCGTGCGGGTGAGCCTCACCGTCGACGGCGCCCCCAAGCCCAGCTGCGTCGTCGACACGGTCAGCCGCTTTTTTCCCTGA
- a CDS encoding response regulator transcription factor, with the protein MNLGYQGGNSSAVPNKPVRVIAVDDHPLTRRGVAEELRDDARLEVLGAFPSFGAVPLPLRTPSQVQVAVIDLAVRHETRGVESVALVAGWGIPSVVYTMHGSAIIRDEALKAGALGFVSKSAAGGELVTAVLEAAAGRTYEAGVEYLPGGEELTDLERRVLHEIPSGATSKEIAERVGLAGGTVDNVISSIITKLNLKGKKRSALASWAVEHGLGPSES; encoded by the coding sequence ATGAATTTGGGTTACCAAGGGGGCAACTCATCGGCAGTGCCCAACAAGCCGGTGCGAGTGATTGCGGTTGACGACCATCCGCTCACCCGACGGGGCGTGGCCGAGGAGTTACGAGATGACGCCAGGCTGGAGGTCCTGGGGGCTTTCCCGTCCTTCGGTGCCGTACCGCTGCCACTGCGAACGCCTTCACAGGTGCAGGTGGCCGTGATCGACCTGGCCGTGCGCCACGAGACGCGAGGTGTCGAAAGCGTGGCGCTCGTGGCCGGATGGGGCATACCGTCAGTCGTCTACACGATGCACGGATCGGCCATCATTCGCGACGAGGCGCTGAAGGCCGGTGCGCTGGGGTTCGTCTCCAAATCGGCCGCCGGCGGCGAATTGGTCACGGCCGTACTGGAGGCCGCCGCCGGTCGAACCTACGAGGCAGGCGTGGAGTATCTGCCCGGTGGCGAGGAGTTGACCGACCTGGAACGCCGTGTCCTCCACGAAATCCCCAGCGGTGCAACCAGCAAGGAAATCGCCGAACGGGTGGGGTTGGCCGGAGGCACGGTGGACAATGTGATCAGTTCGATCATCACCAAGCTGAACCTGAAGGGCAAGAAGCGCTCGGCCCTTGCATCCTGGGCGGTGGAACACGGCCTCGGCCCCAGCGAGTCGTAG
- a CDS encoding SDR family oxidoreductase codes for MTENHAAPTAPTPPPGRNLLADQGVVITAAAGTGIGSALAERCQLEGARLVISDLHERRLNETADRLAELGDRPTTILCNVTDEAQVQNLVAGSIEALGGIDVWMNNAGLGGNAPIVDMTDEQWSVVLDVTLTGTFRCLRAVLPHMYERSRGAIVNNASVLGWRAQELQAHYAAAKAGVMALTRSAAMEAAEHGVRINAVAPSLAMHAFLEKVTPDGLLDQLRGQEAFGRGAEPWEVANVMVFLASDLASYLTGEVISVSSQHA; via the coding sequence ATGACCGAAAACCACGCCGCCCCAACCGCACCAACTCCACCCCCGGGGCGGAACCTGTTGGCCGACCAGGGCGTGGTCATCACCGCCGCTGCCGGCACCGGTATCGGATCCGCTCTGGCCGAACGCTGCCAGCTGGAGGGTGCCCGACTGGTGATCTCCGACCTCCACGAGCGACGCCTGAACGAGACCGCCGATCGGCTGGCCGAGCTGGGCGACCGGCCCACCACCATCCTGTGCAACGTCACCGACGAGGCCCAGGTCCAAAACCTGGTCGCGGGTTCCATCGAGGCGCTCGGCGGCATCGACGTGTGGATGAACAACGCGGGCCTGGGCGGCAACGCCCCGATCGTCGATATGACCGACGAGCAGTGGTCGGTGGTGCTGGACGTCACCCTCACCGGCACCTTCCGTTGCCTGCGGGCCGTTCTGCCCCACATGTACGAACGGAGTCGAGGCGCCATCGTCAACAACGCCTCGGTGCTCGGCTGGCGCGCCCAGGAGTTGCAGGCCCACTACGCGGCAGCCAAGGCCGGCGTCATGGCTTTGACGCGCTCGGCGGCCATGGAGGCGGCCGAGCACGGCGTGCGCATCAACGCTGTGGCACCAAGCCTGGCAATGCACGCCTTCCTCGAGAAGGTCACCCCCGACGGGCTCCTCGACCAGCTACGTGGCCAAGAGGCCTTCGGGCGGGGCGCCGAACCGTGGGAGGTGGCCAACGTGATGGTGTTCCTCGCCTCGGACCTGGCCAGCTACCTGACCGGCGAGGTCATCTCGGTCTCCAGCCAGCACGCCTGA